From the genome of Candidatus Promineifilum breve, one region includes:
- a CDS encoding VOC family protein: MQSDKPNLKRLDNVGIVVESLDAAVAFFVALGLRLEGRAMVEGEWAGRVTGLGTQRVEIAMMVTPDGHSRLELSRFLSPPVVADHRHAPVNALGYLRVMFAVADLDETLARLAPHGAQLVGEVMQYEESYRLCYIRGPEGILIGLAQETAFNDE, translated from the coding sequence ATGCAATCAGATAAACCAAACCTCAAGCGGCTGGACAACGTCGGCATCGTGGTGGAATCGCTCGATGCGGCCGTCGCTTTTTTCGTCGCGCTGGGCCTGCGGCTCGAAGGGCGGGCCATGGTCGAAGGCGAATGGGCCGGGCGCGTCACCGGGCTGGGCACACAGCGCGTCGAAATCGCCATGATGGTCACGCCCGACGGCCACAGCCGGCTGGAACTGTCGCGCTTTCTCAGCCCGCCGGTCGTGGCCGACCATCGCCACGCCCCGGTGAACGCCCTCGGCTACCTGCGGGTCATGTTCGCCGTGGCCGACCTCGACGAGACGCTGGCCCGGCTCGCCCCGCACGGCGCGCAGCTCGTCGGTGAAGTGATGCAGTATGAGGAGTCGTATCGGCTCTGCTATATCCGCGGCCCGGAAGGAATACTGATTGGGCTGGCCCAGGAAACGGCTTTTAATGACGAATGA